The Rhodothermales bacterium genome has a window encoding:
- a CDS encoding SRPBCC family protein, producing the protein MADFEFVTTWRVPAPLQIVWDEIHTIEHWTEWWGAIATMDPVEAGDQLGLGSLRRMVWRGPLPYRFAFDLRITRVEPPTVIEGVATGDLTGWGCWQLTGDGRDTLVRLDWRADASAGWMRVLRPLLRPIIRWNHEAVMQAGYRGLLRRLQKELVH; encoded by the coding sequence ATGGCCGATTTCGAATTTGTGACGACGTGGCGCGTCCCCGCGCCATTACAGATCGTATGGGATGAAATCCACACGATCGAACACTGGACGGAATGGTGGGGGGCCATCGCAACGATGGACCCGGTGGAAGCGGGCGATCAACTGGGACTCGGAAGCCTGCGCCGTATGGTCTGGCGCGGTCCTCTGCCGTACCGTTTTGCCTTCGATCTACGCATCACCCGCGTGGAGCCTCCTACCGTGATCGAGGGCGTCGCCACGGGCGACCTGACCGGCTGGGGATGCTGGCAACTGACCGGTGACGGCCGCGACACCCTGGTCCGTCTCGACTGGCGAGCCGACGCGAGCGCCGGCTGGATGCGCGTGCTACGCCCCCTGCTTCGCCCGATCATCCGATGGAATCACGAGGCCGTCATGCAGGCCGGCTATCGGGGCCTGCTGCGAAGACTCCAGAAAGAGCTGGTGCACTGA